The sequence ttgacagGATCCATATACCTGTGAAAATGTCTCCTCTTGTATTTGtgctcctgcaattttccttctgcaacagttttcttcttctgtcgtgTTCTCCTCCCTCCctgtcctctttttttttttttctctttagtgCAGAATATTTATACTAAAAACTGAATAATCAGCTCCCCCAAAAATAGGAGCCACTAAACTCTCTTAAACGTTTTCATTGGTTTAGacccccacctttttccaaacttcccccCCACCTATCCTATCCCACGTTCcaatattttgtgatttttgtgattttttttattccaacagacacatcaagtttttttttttttcctcttaatCTTATATGaacatttatttttgtaacACTTTCATACATATGTCACCTGTAAGTGCTTCCGTCATTTCCTCTGTTAAAACACTGACATGGAAATCAATGAGTCCATATGGACATACATATTGAGCCACGTGGAATAAAACTAGTAAATAATCTAATTAAAATagataaaataagaaattatatctctctttttttttttttcttttctcatccTTGTCAGACCCTTTTCTCTCATCCCAACCCCAAATGTTCCCCCACCGCAGAAACCTTTCTCCCAAGCTTCACCATTACAGCCTCCAGCTGTCCATAACCCCTATTCCACCCCAAGATCTCTGCGACTTAACCCTAGGAAATCATATAAGGGTTGGCCGCTGCCCACCATCTCTGTTAGTGATGGGTCTTTGGCGCAAGGAAGAATGCAAGCTCGTCGGATCTGGAGTTGTGCCTTGGTTGTTCTGGGTGTCGATTGTGGTTGCCATGGGGGTGGTTCAGGGGGTTGCAGAGGGGGTGAGTTTGAGTGAGTTAAGTACCTATTGCACCCAATACCAACTAATAGGTAAGGTTGGAAACAATGTCTCTCTAGAACAATTAAGGGACCTATCCAACTTCAAACTTCAATGGTAGGTATACTACGTACAACATGAATAATGAAGAACATGCTACAATGAAGAACTCATACATGTAAGACATGTAGAAAAaatgtcacatcccgggatcggctccgttGTAGCACAATACTGTACGCTTTGGGCCCTCCCATGCCCTTgcggttttgtttttgggaactCACAAGCAACTTTCCAGTGGGTCGCctatcctgggattgctctagcccaaactcgcttcacttcggagttcccatgactccaaAACCAGTGAgttcccaaaaggcctcgtgctagatggaggtgggAATGTACATATAAGACACATCACCCCTTCTTCGTTGGTCAATGTGGAATGttacaaaaaaaatgtatgCATGCTACttgttttagggttttcaaAAGGGTGATTTTATTGGCACCCCAAAATTTGCTCTTTGCACCCTACTGAATTTtagtaaattttaaaattactcACTACACCTCATTTTTCTACCTAGATTACCCTCATGAACCCACTGAAATCGTTACCTTGTTCCGTAGTAGTCCActgaatttgttttcattttttagtgGCTATCCACCGAATGTGTTTACGTTTTTCAGTAGTAGTCCACcgaatttgttttaattttttagtggTCGTCCACCGAATATGTTTCCGTTTTTCAGTGGTAGTCTACTgaattcattttttgtttccgTGAATTCGTTTCTTGTTTCAGCGATCATCTATCGAATTCGTAATTGAGTTTGTACTTTGAAAGGACCCGCCTCGAATTTTCCAAAATCCGAGGCGAATCCTGTGGAAAttcccgacatcaccccgatgctgGGCCCACTTCTAAAGTTATACCCTTTTTCCCAAAATGGAATAAGGGTAcaagactttctgccgaaatttagGTAGAGTCttccctgtaaattgaacatttcccaaaattacaacctgcataaaaacacatttaataaccacaactggcagcatgcacaatataatttcatgcaattcacataaacggccttcggctttccaataattctcaactATCAAGTATGCTAGCAAAtcaattcatgccttaaacaaggcaaacgataaattcaaatataaattacgACAACCAAATTTCAACATACATCATCtaactttttcaatttcaatatacgaggttttaacctcctaacacaatcacatCTATGTTCAAGGCTGCAcataataaccttaggctgcctacgtaccctcactgagggatcaagccacacataGTTCTTCCTTAAAACTCAATTCCACACATAGACAatactttatttcatttctctgtatttaacataatctccccatacgccggtactaccaacgccacgtatggggcctgtcaacacgctggataacctacgccacgtgcgaccatactATACTATCATAATATCTACCTATAGTCGGTACaaccaatgccacgtatggggcctgtcaacacgccggataagctacgccacgtgcgaccataccatactattacaatatctccccatacgacggtacaaccaacgccacgtatggagCCTATCTCAACGCCAGATAACCTACACCACGCGAGATctgaacatcatatcacaatatctccccatatgccggtacaaccaacgccacatatggggtCTATCGACAcaccggataacctacgccacgtgcgacctcatcATAATATCACAagatctccccatacgccggtacaaccaacgccacgtatgaggtctgtttgcacgccggataaccaacgccacgtgggacctaactttcataGGATGGTACTTGTAGTGTAACCAAAATCCGGGTAGgtacctaaggtagtgcgtataacacttcaaactgacattctagactcctTTTATACCTTTACAAAtgtatgtaaatatatatataatttaattctaatattgtgtaaacctcaacaatagtctagcacccgataatccccctgggaaggtgagacTACTCCatgagactcacggtcaaccaagggtcaaactatcctaaccctggtcaaacagGCCCACGGagcccacgacctccaaattccgattcgaaagttcctatgggttctacaaggtataagacactcgtcctgcaagtttggttcagatcggacggtcagatcgctcacgatcCCATGATCTGACAgttaatataaaacataaactttaaattattaaataggaacatccggggctccgattcacgatccgtaaattcctacacgatcctagaaatacctagattaacatatattaaatttgagacCATCCAActgtcccaacctatcgaacccggataacgcgcAATAGGCGATAttcgttcgatagtcaaacgacgtccaaattgagatccgtgaaattctacgcactcgtgacaacctaaggatctcatcgagacaTAATGCAACTTCACTatcctcgcccacgcgccgccacacgagCCGGCAGCGCTGGGTGCCCAAAGGGATTACccatcgccggaaaatctcaaaaccacggctccaaactcctaccctagatataacaccctatttggagccacttttatttttggacctaccccaaaaactgaccggaagtggccagAATTGAGATCCCAAAACAAgccgaatttcaatttgtaaatCGAATTACCTACGCTAAGAATCGatccaatcctacccaacaggcagctagagcatgaaaagtaGGTGAGAAACCATACATCACTCGTCGGaatcggtggccggaggagggagatcgacggcgGAGAAGTTCAGACGACACCGGCCgtttcttctccattttccggCGAAACCGCGACGGTTGGAGGCGGGAGCTGGCTGGAGTTGGAAGAGGACGACGGCCCGATCATTTTGGTAGCAGCTCTGTCGTCATCGGTGGCTGGAGGAGAGAAAGGCCGGCCAAAATGTGGCCGGCTGCCGTAGCGTgcgcaagagagagagagagagagggagagagagagagagagagaaatttgatttttttataaaaaaatctcattcgaaataattacgattttgccactgggtttcttttgaccatatctctctcgttacaactccgattcgagcccactacgtgtctacgaactcatctcagtacgacctatccaaaaatactagtcactagcccaaactctctctgagtaagaaaatgaccaaaatacccctatcTCAAGGGTATATTTGTAATTTctcttaaataattaaaataattaaaataagggGTTTAacttggagtcggggtgttacatacttaatattattttttactaGGAATGTGAGCACTTTAGGTGCAGGTCGAAAACATCTATCCTTCGTTAGTGAAATTGGTGGGCTAATCCAAATAATGGTACATTCAGAGGTCTGGATTAAAGCAACTTATTAGGTGTTCTCATCGGAATACAGATAAGATTATTGTATCTACCTTCGTTGAGAAATGACATCTCAAAATGAACATCTTTCACATGCTTTTTGGTGAGTGAATCTTATTAGCATGGTGAAGAGGTTCAAGAATAGCAATCAACGATTTATTATACgtctttttttatacaagcttgACAACCCTCCTCGCAACAATGAATCAGTTGGTCAAGAAAAGAGTAAAAGAGGCCAAGGAAAAGGAGGAGGATAACCACATGATCACCAAACCTTATCCTAGAATGGGAGTGAGACTCCCTCTACAGGAGTCGAACGATACTTCAGTAGGGGACAAAATACTATGAAAGCCAGTAAGAACTAAAGTTGGAGTTATTCCCCCCGAGGGGGATATGTGCGCGTACGTAGGCGTGTCCCTCCTCCTCGCGCGTGTATACGTGTACGCGTGTACGCCTGTACGTATGCGTGTACGCAATGATTCGTAAAAAACCTCCGCAAAAAGACCCTCTCGATAGATTCTCTGAAATCGAAATTTGCCGCGGTTTTTCTTTACAAAAAAGGGCCGTATAATGAGAATCCCGATCAATCTGATACCCTATTTTCGAGGTATTTTCTATTTGTGATGATAAATGACCTACTTAACTCAGTGGTTAGAGTATTGTTTTCATACGGCGGGAGTCATTGGTTCAAATCCAATAGTAGGTAAAACTTATTAGATACCAGTAGATACTAGAGTCAATGGTATCTAATAAGTTTTTCTACTaatcttttttatattgattttttatctttttcgtCCTAAACTAATTCTAATTGTTTTGTTCCGAAGCAAAGATATCCACGGGGCGGTTCGTCCTATGACCATCACATTGGATGATGTGTCATCTATTTTAAGGGCGTCACCTTGTTTTTGTTCCTTCAATGGAAATAAGGTCAAAATAGCTTACATTAAATTTGTAGTCGACAATAAGttactgaaaaaataaatatatttcgGTTTGTTGCCACTGAATTGTAGGTAAAAATTCGGTAATACACCACAAAACACCGTTCCATATTATAGTAGATCTCCACTGCATCTGAAGTTAATAGCCGGTCAAACACAACCGAAATAGGTGCAATGTTTCGGTGGCATCCCACCGAATTTACCTGTTGCGTTCGGTACTGGTGTGCTAAACGCAACTAGCGAACCATCATGAAATCCTAAGCTTgaaaaatgccaaaaaataaactcatacCTCATTCGAAGCCTCTCTAACTTCAATATCACCCTTCatgaataaaaacaatatattttttcaccAATATAAGCGTATAAACCTCATTAGTGTTGTAGGAACATGAGGTTTGAGAAAAAATTCTAACTAGAGCTACAGGAACATATATGGGGTGTAGTgagcaaatttaatttttattataaataatttttatccTTAACAGTAATTATATACAAGGgctaaataaattattcatgtTTAAAATTAGTATGGGATGCAAAGAGCAAATAATGGGGTGCCAATAAAATCTCCCTTTTCAAAAATATGGTTTCATATCTATACCATTGCACAATCTATAATTAAATgcataaatttaaagttataAATTCAAGGAGTACGAACAAATGGAGGAGAAAACACAATTTTAGGGATGTGCCTgttaaaattttccatttataACCAATGGCATATCACGTAATTTCATTCATTACAGTGGACATAAGAACAACTTACATAGCCATAGGTTTAGCTTGGTGACTGCAAttgaagagagaaataaaTGTCACGCATTCATTACATCACAGCTAAATTGGACATAACACTATATAATTTactaatatgaaaaataagaatataatttcacaTAACATAAAGCCAATGCGTAAAAAATAGGACGTAATTTTACAATCAAGCACTAAAAAAcgttaaaattatgaaatatgTCATTATTAAATGCTGCCAAATTTTACTATTTCATTTTAACTCAATCCTCCAGCTGTCAGCATTAAACAACCCCAAGCCCAAAATAAACACTCCAACTGTCAGCATTAAAAACGCCCAAGCatttgacccaaaaacaaaacacgcCGAAGCCCAAAATAAACACTCCAGCAGTCAGCATTAAACACGCCCAACAGCCCAAGCCCAAAACGACAGCAGCGACGCCAAATTTCTACCCAAAACGACAGCATCACCCAATCACGCCCACGACATCAAACCATTCCATCAGAAAGCAACGACCACCAACATCGACGAAAACAAAAGCTGCATCTCCTTCTCAAactctgaaaagaaaaaaaaaaaaagagtaagaAACTCTCACTGCCTCACTAAATGAGAAACTATATTGCAGTCACCAATGGATCTGACACCTTTGCCTTCGTTTctaaattcttcttcttcgtctatTTCGCAAACTAAGCAGCAcgtttctttttgtatttctgtTTTGCTTTTTGGATTTGCATATATGTTGTTTCTAAATGATTTCCCAGACTACATAGTAGTTTTAGGTATTTTAGCTTCTGGAAATACATGGGTTTATGCTTCCATGCTTGAGTTTTTCGAGTTAAGAAGAAATTTTGGTTCGGGCATTTCAACAAACACATAGAAGGCAAAGTATATAACAGATTGTgggtgaaaattttagtttcaaTTACGAACATTACATAGAAGTTCTATTTCTTTTGGGTCTTGTGCATTTCAACAAAAAAGCATGTAGTTTTGCAGTGTTATGATTTGGCTAAATTTTGATTAAGGTATCCTAGCTTCTAGATTTCAACAAAACCATGGGTTTATGCTGTCAAGAAATGTGTAGTTTAACAACCACTTTTGTTTATGCTCGAGTTTTTTGGGTTATTCCATGTTGTTTTCGGTTTTCAGTTACGGGTTTGATTGGTTAAGGATGTTTCCTACTACCTAATGGCTTgtagtttttggttttgagttgCTTTATAGGTTGTAGAGTCCATGACTTCAAAAGATACAGAGGGGTTTATGAAAAAAGGCTTAGCTAGTGAACCTTTGAAGCTCTGTAAACAGATAAACAATGTTTTCTGAATATTACCAGACTATTTGAGGAAGCAAGAATTGTAAGCCAACTTGGGTCTTCTTCAAATCTGTTTTGTAAGAAGGAAATACagagaaagaggagaagaaaagaaaatagaatgGGAATCTGGGCAGTTGTTTCAGAGGTTTTTGGAGGCGTCGGTTAATAAATTACCCCATTTCTTTATTAATAGAAGAAATGTGTGCTCAGAAGTCGGAACTACAAATGGGATGTATCATGCATGTACCCATGGTTGTTCAGTTACTCAACTCTATACAATCCCACTTAACTTATCAATACAAAAGTTCCTTTAGACTTTTGGAGGAGTGTTGGCAAAGTTCCATTGCAAATGCGTCATGCCCGAGTAAGTTCTATCACCAGCGACTTGGTTGATTGGGACAGCATCAGAAACTTCTTTCAGGTCCTCTTCTCCAAGTTTCACCCTCAAGGAGCCAATGTTTGCATCCAGGTTCTTAATCTTTGTTGTCCCTAGCagttgaaaattcaaagcaaatGAGCAATATGGACTATGGACATGGAGTGTAAGACCTTTTCTTCGCTCGACTCGAGTTAGGGTACAACATGCTGTCACTCAGAAGCATAATCAAAGTTCTGTCTCTGATTACAtcttaaaattattttcaaagaaaaaacaacttAACCAAGAGTCCTTAAACTAATTTACCTTTGGCATGTTTGTTAATTTAAGTTGCAGATAACAAAAGTGTAATGATGGCTCACCTGGGATGGGCACAACATCATCTCCTTGGTGGAGAACCCATGCTAGTGCTAGTTGAGCAGGAGATGATTGGTGCTTTTTTGCAAGGCTTTCTATTCGATTGTAAatgttcttgttcttctccAAGTTCTCGCCTATGAACCGAGGATTTGAGGCCttagaaaacataaaaaagaaaaatggatcaGGTTTCTGAACATTCCCTCTCCTAAGAAATATTAAATGCAAAGAGATGAGGTAACGTCCCCTCAATGCTTCCTCATGAAAAATGCAAATAATTAATCACAGCTCAAAGAATATAATTGGGAACATTTGGTATTACAAAGAACTATAATTTACCAAGAAGCTATTTGCAGGTACACTTTCCAAAACTGCTTTGCCACCAAAAAACCCACGACCAAGAGGACTATATGGAACTATACCTATGCCAAGCTCCCTGTATGTGATAACATTACACCATCCAATGAGATAATTGACACATATTAGTGTTGTAATAGGTAGAGCTTGAGTTTGATTCAGAAGACCAATTTTGCATAGCTCAGATAGGATTTTGAACATGCCTGCAAAGTGGAACAATCTCTTCCTCAATATCACGAGTCCAGAGAGACCACTCCATTTGTAAAGCTGTGATGGGATGAACTGCATGTGCCCTCCTTATTGTGTCCGGGCTAGCTTCTGATAAACCGATGTACTTTACTTTCCCTCCTTCCACCAGTTTCTTCAGCTCACCAATCTAAACTccagaaagaaaacaaaaaagtatcTAATCAAACTAACATGCAGAGTTTATTATACAATTGTGGTGGCTGCAGCTGAATAAGGAAGAGAATCATATACAGTTTCCTCTATAGGCACTGAAGTGTCCACCCGATGTTGGTAATACAGATCAATGTAATCCACACCAAGACGCTTCAAGCTAGCTTCGCAGGCTGAACGGACATACTCAGGAGTACCCTTGATTACAATAGTAGGAGGGTCAACGGTTCCGGTAATGCCAAACTTTGTGGctaattgaattttttctcTTGGCAACAGCTTCAAGGCctagaaaattaaaactttGCAATTAGGCTGGCAGAAATAGAAACATACAAAACATTGAGACATATACATTTAGCTCTTATTCTGCTTCTCTGTGGAGTTCGTGTAATCATTCAGAAGTTGTTGACAAATTCAGAAGCGGAGGGACATGCATACCTTCCCAACAAGAACCTCATTCAAATGAGGTCCATATACATCAGATGTGTCAAAGAAAGTGATTCCTTTACTGAAAGCATCTTTGATTATCGAGATTCCATCCTCATCAGCGACAGGAGAGTTGTAGACTCCAGTCAGGCCCATGCACCCAAACCCCAATTTTGAGACCTGAAAGGAAATCATAAATTCTGAACTAAAGCAGGAAAACCTGTTCCAAGTTTCAGTCTTGGAATCTGAAATTCCCTTCCCCTCGGCCATATTATTTTTCCTCTATGTAATTTCTTTTGATCCCTTTCCTTTTAGATCAATCCCAAATGTAAATTGGATTTGTTAATACAAAAGCCTACCCTGCGTTAGGATTAAATCATTGGATTGCTTTCCACCCAAGAAGTCAGCTTTTTGGAAAAAGATGCAACTGGGTTGTAGAATTGTAATTTGAAAACTATGAACATGAAAGGATAAGTTGAAGAGTAAGATGTACCTACCTCAAGTCCTTGATTTCCCAATTTAACTCTAGGAATTTCGACTGTGTTATCTTCAGCCATCTTTCTGAACTTTCAGCTCTCTGTTTTCTGCTTTTCTTTCTAAAGGTTTTTTTAGGGTCCGCTCCTCCCAGTCTGGTGGACAGTCTTTTTTGGACAAGGAGGTTGGTGGACTGTGACgtcaaaaagaaatttaaatcagaaaaataaaaatgacgAGTAATGCACCAGCCGGGAATCGAACCCGGGTCTGTACCGTGGCAGGGTACTATTCTACCACTAGACCACTGGTGCACTGGATGCACATAAAAAGACATTAGtgaaatatattaaataaaactaaCTTGTATAAGAACATCTTCAAAAGAGatgtgaaaaaaaatgaaggaaaaattTATTCCAATTGAGTCAAATCGTACATGCATTTATAGgttttaattacaaatattaatTTCATACATTTTCAGTCTTAATGGACTTGCATTTGACATCTGGCTTGGTGAATTCAGCAAATAACGTGACACCTATGTTAGAGAGTTTCAGTTAATAATGTAATTAGCATTTCTACACATGTAATactattttccttctttcgtAAGACTGTTGAGCAAgctttttttcattatttactAACATCTCTTGTTCTTTGCTAGGGAAACATataacaaaattcaagtatATATTTGACATGTGGTTTGACGATGTTTGCTTTTTGGTCGTCCAAGAAGTCAGAGAATGATGACTTCGTATCTTGAAGACTAAATTACGTTAATCATAGATGGGGGATTTATTAACATATAAGAATTTGAATTCCTTTAAATCATATATAACttcccaaaaagaaacaagaacacaaaaaaatgaaaaagcaaGGGGataattaaaagagaaatcaaattaattaagaagcAATTGATCTGGGTGCTAGCGCTCCTctttaccaaaacaaaaaaaaaattaagaagcaATCTCCACATCGCAATGATCCACCGGCTGACCCTTGATGAGGTTTGAACCACCGTTGTTCAAATCCCCAAACCTGATATTCGCCGGGCAATGCACGTACAAGTGATAATTGGGCGAAATCCAAGTCCCTACTTTCCACTTCACGTCCCCTTGAAGCTTGATATTCATCAGGACAACCCCAGTATGCCAATCTTGATCCAAAGACTGCTGTGAATATGGAGAAATCGGCATGTCGTAGCCAGTCAAAGGAGGTGACCACACCACAGGTTCCTTGTGCCCTTGGTACGTAGGAGGCAAGAGATAAGCCATTGTTATCTGCTGGTCTCGATATGTGGCGTAGACGTGGAGAGGCTGGTACTCTACGCCTATCCGAGAATTAGGGTTTCTAGAGGACAGTGTGACCTgcatgatgatggtgatggcgTAGGGCAGTGCCTTGGAGACGTTGAACTGATAAACGGTGACGTCTTCGAGGTTGAAGCTTGGCTTGGAGGGGTGGAGAACGAGGAACACAACAAACACTAGGAGGCCAATAAAGACAATAAGGCCACCGGTGCCCCATGCGAACCACTTTAGTTTCCTGCTGCTAATGCAGCCGACGTTGACGCTGGCTATCTTTTCACTCATGGCGGGGAGTGGATTGCGTGGCGGCGAAGGGATCCGGATTGAAGGCAGAGATATGATCTCTAGCTGAGGAAAGTTGTCGAACTAAACGTATGCGGACTAGTGTGAGATAACTTACCAACAGGGAGTTTGATAAAGGGTCTAGTGTGAAAACATATAGCGAAAAAAAGTTAGAGTAAGCAAAAATAGAATTTGAGTAATActgaaagaataaaaattttaattactaaaaaaaagatttgatAGAATTCGATGCATTCACATTCCCATGATTATATAATTCCGTGAAAAATTCATGAATTCCTACAATAAAAGATATTCGTTTTCctatgaagaaaataaatttagctatctttgtttcttgaaaataacaaaacaagcTATTTATGTGACTATGGATGTCGATTCTTGTACCCAAAAAGATTGTCAtggaaaaatatgaagtcAACCTAATATATCTAGTAATCAAAGCATGAATCAAGTATTTTATGATTGaaataaatgaattaaagttTGGCAAAACTAACCGGATGCATGATCATCTCCATGACTGAACAAAACGTTTGAATAGGAGAGCAGCCGTACACGAACGCTCTGCAAACTATAAGATTTAACCCTAATTGTACACAGTATGTACAATGTATAGTTCtcttgtgtatatatatatatatatatagcgatttttattgttatttttttataataactTGGCAGCATTCTTCATGGAACAAATCaggaattattattttttcgaAGCAaggattgaagaagaagcaatacCTTAATAAATGCGATTTTTTGCTGTCAAAATATATAAGATGATTTGCTTCcatttttgttgtaattttccttgtttttcaattcaatgcgattttctttcaataaaaAACTGTCTAATGGATATATCTTTGGATGTCTGCCATCATTCATAACTGGGGGATCTTAATAgatatttccttctttttgtcttcctgttcttttgtttcctttttttgttcatAACCCCTCGTACGTGtgttaacaaaacaaatatcatAATTAGTGGGAGACAGAAAACACATTTCTTAAATTCTGTAGCTAAGGATATCATAATTTGTGGCTCATGATCATCTCAAAGAACAAGGCTTTGTCATGCCACACAAGCTAAGGATATCCTAGAACAAGACTTGGTCTTGCCACACAAGCCAAGGATATCCCTTCAGACCAGTTGGCTTGCGTATTATGTAACTCTTTGTAAATTTGTTAAGGCACATCACCTTAAAATCGTATTGCACGTATAAAGACGCAGCAAGATCTTCTTCGATCCTTGATcgtcttttgtttcttttatctttttcataatttcatgCTTAAAACTAGATGATATCCTTTACAggaaatattttaaatcagAAAATAAAGGGACAAACTAGAAAAGTAGGGGGTTCAATAAAGCAAAACTAAAAGATGAAGACATCATTGAAGGGAGATTTCAAGCACAGATTTTTCCAAACAGCTAAACTGTGGGAAATGGAATGACCATAATGAAAGCAAAGAATCTAACATGCATAGTCTGCATACTCAAGACACCTATGTATGTATCAATGTGTTTACCCCGAAAAGGACCCGCCGGCCATTCACTTGGGGTTTGGCTGTGGAGTTTGCTTTTTGAGATTGCGAAGGCGTGCCACTGTTGGCAAAAACTCCAACAGATTGAAAATGGTTATACTAGAAAATGCGCACCGATATTGACTTTAATCAATCGATTGTGGATTGGACAGGGAACTGACCCAATACAAGGttcttttctatgcctcaATTAAGAAGACTTCAATATTCATCTAGCGCAAAAATAGTAACTGACAGAATTAGCTGAAATTGAACGATAATGAAAATGACATAAGTTTATCGGAATACTTATCTATTCAGaaaacttgaaagaaaaaggaagtaCATAAACAACACAGCCTGAAGATTTATCTATTCAGACGTAgtacataaaattaaaatagagaTTGAAGATTTCTCTATTCAATCTTGTACAAGGAAAAATCATACCACGAGTTGGCAGAgccaaataaagaaaattattcaAGAGTAATCAACTGGGAAATTCAGAGAATGAAAAAGGGAGGTTGTTTCAAGCTTTTGAGCTGGGTTTATAGACGTTGAGTCTGGTTGTTTGTTGGTTGAGTTGTGTGTCTTTTGCTAAtaatttctccttcaatttataGAGAATGGAGG comes from Prunus dulcis chromosome 6, ALMONDv2, whole genome shotgun sequence and encodes:
- the LOC117630273 gene encoding NDR1/HIN1-like protein 1 — its product is MSEKIASVNVGCISSRKLKWFAWGTGGLIVFIGLLVFVVFLVLHPSKPSFNLEDVTVYQFNVSKALPYAITIIMQVTLSSRNPNSRIGVEYQPLHVYATYRDQQITMAYLLPPTYQGHKEPVVWSPPLTGYDMPISPYSQQSLDQDWHTGVVLMNIKLQGDVKWKVGTWISPNYHLYVHCPANIRFGDLNNGGSNLIKGQPVDHCDVEIAS
- the LOC117631712 gene encoding probable aldo-keto reductase 1 → MAEDNTVEIPRVKLGNQGLEVSKLGFGCMGLTGVYNSPVADEDGISIIKDAFSKGITFFDTSDVYGPHLNEVLVGKALKLLPREKIQLATKFGITGTVDPPTIVIKGTPEYVRSACEASLKRLGVDYIDLYYQHRVDTSVPIEETIGELKKLVEGGKVKYIGLSEASPDTIRRAHAVHPITALQMEWSLWTRDIEEEIVPLCRELGIGIVPYSPLGRGFFGGKAVLESVPANSFLASNPRFIGENLEKNKNIYNRIESLAKKHQSSPAQLALAWVLHQGDDVVPIPGTTKIKNLDANIGSLRVKLGEEDLKEVSDAVPINQVAGDRTYSGMTHLQWNFANTPPKV